A single window of Mycobacteriales bacterium DNA harbors:
- a CDS encoding diguanylate cyclase — protein MIQQDALSAALRDFARTLAADYPIQRILDHLVERVVEVLPVSAAGLTVFSDDVARYHAGSADFAAQIEMLQAGAGEGPSVEAFRSGRVVSIPDLHAEHRYAEVAAAALGSGSAAVFSFPLCQSDVALGALTLYREVPGELDAEDRSAAQTLADVAAAYLLSAQARDEARAASDYFRYTALHDALTGLPNRLLLRQRVEHAAARARRSRTNAAVLFVDLDRFKSINDTYGHQVGDDLLVAVAGRLGALVRPGDTLARFAGDEFVFLCEDLTDAGAAESLAARIRESFGNPFMLDGVEIAVTASVGMAFAGPGQDITEQMLVDADIAMYQAKRRGGAGHHVFDLRESLQTADRISLERDLRLAFGEGRLDVVYQPIVHAADGRVRAVEALLRWKDPVRGRVAPMSMVAVAEQSGLITEIGTWVLERGCRDRAQWLREQAASVDIAVNVSARQLLSQDFVAIVEDVLSDTGMDPRALILEITEHALIEDSDRAHAVLADLKALGVRVALDDFGTGYSSLG, from the coding sequence TTGATCCAGCAAGACGCCCTTTCCGCGGCCCTTCGCGACTTCGCCCGGACTCTTGCCGCCGACTATCCGATCCAGCGAATCCTCGACCACCTCGTCGAGCGCGTCGTCGAGGTCCTTCCGGTCTCGGCCGCGGGGCTCACCGTGTTCTCGGACGACGTCGCCCGCTACCACGCGGGTTCGGCCGACTTCGCGGCACAGATCGAGATGCTGCAGGCGGGTGCGGGCGAGGGTCCTTCGGTGGAGGCGTTCCGCTCGGGCCGGGTGGTCTCGATCCCGGACCTGCACGCGGAACACCGGTACGCCGAGGTGGCGGCTGCCGCACTGGGCTCCGGGAGCGCGGCCGTGTTCAGCTTCCCGCTTTGCCAGAGTGATGTCGCGCTCGGCGCGCTCACCCTCTACCGCGAGGTGCCGGGAGAGCTCGACGCCGAGGACCGGAGTGCGGCGCAGACCCTCGCCGACGTCGCCGCGGCGTACCTGTTGAGTGCGCAGGCAAGGGACGAGGCGCGGGCTGCCTCGGACTACTTCCGCTACACGGCACTGCATGACGCGCTCACCGGCCTGCCGAACCGGCTGTTGCTGCGCCAGCGGGTCGAGCATGCGGCGGCCCGGGCCCGTCGCTCGCGAACCAACGCGGCGGTGCTGTTCGTCGACCTGGACCGGTTCAAGTCGATCAACGACACCTACGGTCACCAGGTCGGCGACGACCTCCTGGTGGCGGTCGCCGGTCGGCTGGGTGCTCTCGTGCGCCCCGGTGACACCCTGGCCCGCTTTGCCGGTGACGAGTTCGTCTTCCTCTGCGAGGACCTGACGGACGCGGGCGCCGCGGAGTCGCTCGCTGCCCGCATCCGCGAGTCGTTCGGCAACCCCTTCATGCTCGACGGGGTCGAGATCGCGGTGACCGCCAGCGTCGGGATGGCGTTCGCAGGACCCGGTCAGGACATCACCGAGCAGATGCTCGTCGACGCAGACATCGCGATGTACCAGGCAAAGCGACGCGGCGGGGCCGGGCACCACGTGTTCGATCTCCGGGAGTCGCTGCAGACCGCCGATCGGATCAGCCTCGAGCGGGACTTGCGGCTGGCTTTCGGTGAGGGTCGGCTCGACGTCGTCTACCAGCCGATCGTGCATGCCGCCGACGGGCGGGTCCGCGCGGTCGAGGCGCTGCTGCGCTGGAAGGACCCGGTTCGTGGCCGGGTCGCCCCGATGTCGATGGTGGCGGTCGCCGAGCAGAGCGGCCTGATCACCGAGATCGGCACCTGGGTGCTCGAGCGCGGGTGCCGCGACCGGGCGCAATGGCTGCGCGAGCAGGCGGCGAGCGTCGACATCGCGGTGAACGTGTCGGCGCGCCAGCTGCTCAGCCAGGACTTCGTGGCGATCGTCGAGGACGTCCTCTCCGACACCGGGATGGATCCCCGCGCCCTGATCCTGGA